In the genome of Triticum urartu cultivar G1812 chromosome 5, Tu2.1, whole genome shotgun sequence, one region contains:
- the LOC125509255 gene encoding uncharacterized protein LOC125509255, with amino-acid sequence MPEQSKRRRGRKRTAAATLLLAYAALAMERADSALLPAVYREIGAALQASPTALGSIALSRSVVQAACYPLAAYLAARHDRLTVIALGAFLWAAATLLIGLSTTFAQMAVTAALNGVGLALQIPAIFAFVADSVDGTNRGMAFGWLMVASKAGTVGGTTLGLLMAPTSFFGVPGWRLAFLLLAAVGAAVGLSIRAFAAASKAPVRAPKPVRQELQDFAREAKAVLRIPSFQVIVAQGLTGSFPWSALSFTAMWLELVGFSHGETAALMTLFKVATSLGGLFGGKMGDVLAGRLKNSGRIILAQISAGSAIPLAGVLLLALPSEPATFAHHGAALFVMGFMASWNTSATNSPILAEIVPPRSRTSVYALDRTFEAVLASFAPPVVGMLAEHLYGYKLVRSAAGGAGHAASVETDRHNATSLARALYTAIAIPMALCCLVYSFLYCTYPRDRDLARAETARDGGGARPGGEGSDTEDEGEEERELLPL; translated from the exons ATGCCGGAGCAGAGCAAGAGGCGGCGAGGCCGCAAGCGCACGGCGGCGGCGACGCTGCTCCTCGCGTACGCGGCGCTCGCCATGGAGCGCGCCGACTCGGCGCTGCTCCCGGCCGTGTACAGGGAGATCGGCGCCGCGCTGCAGGCCTCGCCCACCGCGCTCGGCTCCATCGCGCTCTCCCGCTCCGTCGTGCAGGCCGCGTGCTACCCCCTCGCCGCATACCTGGCCGCCCGGCACGACCGCCTCACCGTCATCGCCCTCGGCGCATTCCTCTGGGCCGCTGCCACCTTGCTCATAGGCCTCTCAACCACCTTTGCGCAG ATGGCCGTGACAGCGGCGTTGAACGGCGTCGGGCTGGCGCTGCAGATCCCGGCGATCTTCGCCTTCGTCGCGGACTCCGTCGACGGCACGAACAGGGGCATGGCCTTCGGGTGGCTCATGGTGGCGAGCAAGGCCGGCACCGTGGGCGGCACCACCCTTGGCCTACTCATGGCGCCCACCTCGTTCTTTGGCGTTCCGGGTTGGCGGCTCGCCTTCCTCCTGCTCGCCGCCGTGGGGGCGGCGGTCGGCTTGTCCATCCGCGCGTTCGCGGCCGCCAGCAAGGCCCCGGTCCGGGCCCCCAAGCCGGTGCGGCAGGAGCTGCAGGACttcgcgagggaggcgaaggccGTGCTACGGATCCCGTCGTTTCAGGTCATCGTCGCGCAGGGACTCACGGGTTCGTTCCCCTGGTCCGCGCTGTCCTTCACGGCTATGTGGCTCGAGCTAGTCGGCTTCTCCCACGGCGAGACGGCGGCGCTGATGACTCTGTTCAAGGTCGCCACGTCGCTGGGCGGCCTCTTCGGCGGCAAGATGGGGGACGTCCTCGCCGGGAGGCTCAAGAACTCGGGCCGCATCATCCTCGCGCAGATCAGCGCCGGCTCGGCGATCCCTCTCGCCGGCGTCCTGCTGCTCGCGCTCCCGAGCGAGCCGGCGACTTTCGCCCACCACGGCGCCGCGCTGTTCGTCATGGGGTTCATGGCCTCCTGGAACACCTCGGCCACCAACAGCCCGATACTGGCCGAGATCGTGCCGccgcggtcgaggacgagcgtgTACGCGCTGGACCGGACGTTCGAGGCCGTGCTCGCCTCGTTCGCTCCCCCGGTGGTCGGCATGCTCGCCGAGCACCTCTACGGCTACAAGCTGGTGCGCTCTGCTGCCGGCGGCGCAGGGCACGCGGCCTCCGTCGAGACGGACCGGCACAACGCGACGTCCCTCGCCAGGGCCCTGTACACCGCGATCGCCATCCCCATGGCGCTGTGCTGTCTCGTCTACTCGTTTCTGTACTGCACCTATCCCAGAGACAGAGACCTGGCGCGGGCTGAGACGGCGCGAGATGGAGGTGGAGCCCGTCCCGGTGGCGAGGGGTCCGACACCGAGGAtgaaggggaggaggagagggagctGCTGCCACTGTGA